From Actinomyces slackii, a single genomic window includes:
- a CDS encoding aminobutyraldehyde dehydrogenase has product MSWNEQSTASSDLITLSNVINGQAVPATTAETVEVIDPRSEQPVALCPLSGQEDVDAAYQAAQEAFASWRLTTPEERQALLLALADAVEAHADELVAAQQRDTGQLAEAIRAEEVLVGASQLRFFAGAARIHSGLASGEYAQGANSQIRREPIGVVGQIVPWNYPLLMLIWKVGPALAAGNTVVLKPSASTPLSATVFARIANEILPPGVFNLILGSGATGRLLSSHPTPALVALTGSVRAGSDLAEQAARNVVRVHLELGGKAPVIVFADADIESAAEGIAAGGLFNAGQDCTAATRVLVEASIAEEFTQALVRHAQALRTGPIPEEEAFYGPLNNERHFKAVSDIVDARPAHAQLLTGGHRVGETGYYYAPTVISGLRQDDDLIQTEVFGPVLTVQEFTSDDEALAMANGVDYALASSIWTADHRRVLRFSRDLDFGCVWVNTHILLVAEMPHGGYKRSGYGKDLSVYGVEDYTRIKHVMSAL; this is encoded by the coding sequence ATGTCATGGAACGAACAATCCACCGCCTCCTCCGACCTCATCACCCTGAGCAATGTCATCAACGGTCAGGCCGTGCCCGCCACCACCGCAGAGACGGTCGAGGTCATCGATCCTCGCAGCGAGCAGCCCGTGGCACTGTGCCCGCTATCGGGACAGGAGGACGTGGACGCCGCCTACCAGGCCGCCCAGGAGGCCTTCGCCTCCTGGCGCCTGACCACCCCCGAGGAGCGCCAGGCGCTCCTGCTCGCCCTGGCCGACGCCGTCGAGGCCCACGCCGATGAGCTGGTGGCCGCCCAGCAGCGCGACACCGGTCAGCTCGCCGAGGCCATCCGCGCCGAGGAGGTGCTCGTGGGCGCCTCCCAGCTCCGCTTCTTCGCCGGGGCCGCCCGCATCCACTCCGGACTGGCCTCCGGGGAGTACGCCCAGGGCGCCAACTCCCAGATCCGGCGCGAGCCGATCGGCGTCGTCGGCCAGATCGTGCCGTGGAACTACCCCCTGCTCATGCTCATCTGGAAGGTGGGGCCGGCCCTTGCCGCCGGTAACACCGTGGTCCTCAAGCCCAGCGCCTCCACCCCGCTGAGCGCCACCGTCTTCGCCCGGATCGCCAACGAGATCCTGCCCCCGGGAGTCTTCAACCTCATCCTGGGATCAGGCGCCACCGGCCGACTGCTCAGCTCCCACCCCACCCCGGCGCTCGTGGCCCTGACCGGCTCGGTGCGCGCCGGCTCCGACCTGGCCGAGCAGGCGGCCCGCAACGTGGTGCGCGTCCACCTCGAGCTCGGCGGCAAGGCTCCCGTCATCGTCTTCGCCGACGCCGATATCGAGTCCGCCGCCGAGGGCATCGCCGCCGGAGGCCTGTTCAACGCCGGCCAGGACTGCACCGCCGCCACCCGCGTCCTGGTCGAGGCCTCCATCGCCGAGGAGTTCACCCAGGCCCTCGTGCGCCACGCCCAGGCCCTGCGCACCGGGCCGATCCCCGAGGAGGAGGCCTTCTACGGCCCGCTCAACAATGAGCGGCACTTCAAGGCCGTCAGCGACATCGTCGACGCCCGGCCCGCTCACGCCCAGCTCCTGACCGGCGGGCACCGCGTGGGCGAGACCGGCTACTACTACGCCCCCACCGTCATCTCCGGCCTGCGACAGGACGACGACCTCATCCAGACCGAGGTGTTCGGCCCGGTCCTGACCGTCCAGGAGTTCACCTCCGACGACGAGGCCCTGGCGATGGCCAACGGCGTGGACTACGCCCTGGCCTCCTCCATCTGGACCGCCGATCACCGACGGGTGCTGCGCTTCAGCCGCGACCTGGACTTCGGCTGCGTGTGGGTCAACACCCACATCCTCCTGGTCGCCGAGATGCCCCACGGCGGGTACAAGCGCTCCGGCTACGGCAAGGACCTCTCGGTCTACGGCGTCGAGGACTACACGAGGATCAAGCACGTCATGAGTGCCCTGT